The Streptococcus sanguinis genomic sequence GCTCGGCCAACTGGCTGCCAAAGATAGCATTGGAGATCCAGCGGTAGAAGTGAACAGGGTGAAGCCGGTTGGTCGGATTACCAGCATAGACAAAGAGAGGCTGCTCTTTATAAGTACCGGCAATGGCTACGACTTTGTTTGCCAGTTGTTCATTGCCAGGCCACCAGCCAGCGATGTAGAAGTCACTGCCAGCAATGCTGGCAAGAGTCCTAAAGTTGGCAGGAATCTTAGCAATCCAGTTACCAGAGTTGGAGTAAAAGAGTCCATCCTTCTTGTAGCCGCTGGTCAGCGGGTCTTGGTCTTGTATAATGGCTTTCATCAGTCCTTCATAGTCACTGCCGTTCTTGAAGCGTTCAGCGTCAAATCCATCTAAGATTCCTAGTTTTTCCAAGCGCTGCATAGCAGAGCCTCCGACGACGATGGTTGGCTTAAGTCCGACAAGAGACTTGTCATAGTTGTTGCTTTCAAGGACGATGACGTCCGCTTCTTCTGGGCTGTCAACGATTTCAAAGCCCATATTTTTCAGAGCCAAAGTAGTGTGAGCGGGTGAGTCCACACCTGCCCAGTAAAACTGATGCGGCGGTGCGTAGACCTTGAGAGGTTTCAGAGTCGGTCCTTGTGGAATCTTATAAAGGGCATCACCATAAATGGCATAACGATCTAGGAGGCTGGTAAAGGTCGGTGTATCAACGATGTAGCCGTCATCTGTCAGGTAGACCTTCTTACCTTCAGCAAGAGCTTTGTTGACGGCCTTGACCGCGCTCTCAGACGTATTGGCAATGACGTAATAAGGCGCTTTCTGATCAACCTGACTGGTCCGGGCAGCACGGAGGGCTGTCACCTCTCCTAGCTTGCCTTCAAAGAGCTTGTCGCCAAAGACTGGCTGGGCTTTGAAGCCTTTCATATCAGGGAAATTAACGACTAATTCCGCATACATAGCTGCCCACTTGGATTCATTTGAGCCTTTGTAGAGGACATGGTTGGCATAGCCGCGCTTGGCCTGTGCCATATCGACAACCAAATCACCTTTTTTATAGTTGCCGCTGTCTTCCTTGAGTTCTTTGACAAGGACACCGTTGCGCTTGAAATAGTCAATCATATTAAAGGCTTCTTGGGTATCGTTGTCCTTGTCCACTCCCATTGGGATGACATAGTAGTCTGGGAAGAATTTTTCCTGGCCTTTTTTAATCCGGCCAACGACCTGACCATCTGGTCCGACGAGTTCATTTTCTGCCTTAGGATCTTCGACTTTATTAATACCGCGCAGGTAGAAGTTGAGACGCATCTCCATGAGCTTGTCGGGGTTCTGAGCTAGATAGTCAAGGCCTCCTAAAACTGCATAATATCCAGCCTTGTAGGACTCTTGATTGCCCTCCGGAATTTCGATGGTATGTCCCAGGATGCCATGGTACATAGAATAAACCGCTGTGTAGCCGGAGAAGGAATCGTCCCATCCGTCTCCCCAGTCCAGTTTTGGAATGATGTATTTGTCGTAGCCAGAGTTGGCAACGCCGGCCCGTCCCATATGATGGGCATTGTCCAGCATGAGGTCAGCTAAAAGGTCATATTCAAAGTTAGGATCGTGAGGCGGGGTTGCCGGCTCAATCAGGAATTCCTTGACAAATCCGTGGATATCATAGAGGGCAATTGGGTTCCATTTGTTAATCAATCCAGCAACGGTGCGGGTTTCAGGATTGGCTTGGTAGCCAGTATCTCGGTTAGGGTCAAGGCCATTGGCCAGAGCCCGAGTGTTGAGGACATCGCCGTCAGGGTTTTCCGTAAAGTCAAAGAGGAAGATAAACTTCTTTAGTAAATCTTGGATTTTGAGAGTGACAAGTTTTTCAGAACCATCGGCAGCGGTTGTTTTGAAGCTGACTTGGTCTTTAGTTGCAAAAGTTTTAAAGAGACCTGTGATAATATCAATAGCAGGCTGTTCATCAGCGTGGGTGTTGTTAATGAGCACAGGCAGTTTATAGTCTAGGTTGCCATTTTTGAGAGCTGCCAGCATTTCTGCTGGTTTGGTCAAGGCCTGCGGATTAGTTGTGCTGAG encodes the following:
- a CDS encoding LPXTG-anchored zinc carboxypeptidase, with the protein product MNDSYKKRLYTQALSLSAAVLMAVLAQGKAVADQQNSTESQPAANQIEAVTPTTEAAQAVPNQTGEKEQTPAPAADNPAVSAAAQTRAAASEEAKTQLADSTVYMSEPAELKETVQGQASQAGKLTWTLDNKPIADWKTWNMDSGTFTGQPFVTIEEKADGNDLHLNLQFQKLFGDDLSLRSPHNIRRTYRNFIGSHELVGTSQDLSLTIRKNIVLRPYEDFHSHEEMLASIEKSRQDAKTDRLVQIENIGKSAQGRDIKLGIISSDQKSIDDYLSTTNPQALTKPAEMLAALKNGNLDYKLPVLINNTHADEQPAIDIITGLFKTFATKDQVSFKTTAADGSEKLVTLKIQDLLKKFIFLFDFTENPDGDVLNTRALANGLDPNRDTGYQANPETRTVAGLINKWNPIALYDIHGFVKEFLIEPATPPHDPNFEYDLLADLMLDNAHHMGRAGVANSGYDKYIIPKLDWGDGWDDSFSGYTAVYSMYHGILGHTIEIPEGNQESYKAGYYAVLGGLDYLAQNPDKLMEMRLNFYLRGINKVEDPKAENELVGPDGQVVGRIKKGQEKFFPDYYVIPMGVDKDNDTQEAFNMIDYFKRNGVLVKELKEDSGNYKKGDLVVDMAQAKRGYANHVLYKGSNESKWAAMYAELVVNFPDMKGFKAQPVFGDKLFEGKLGEVTALRAARTSQVDQKAPYYVIANTSESAVKAVNKALAEGKKVYLTDDGYIVDTPTFTSLLDRYAIYGDALYKIPQGPTLKPLKVYAPPHQFYWAGVDSPAHTTLALKNMGFEIVDSPEEADVIVLESNNYDKSLVGLKPTIVVGGSAMQRLEKLGILDGFDAERFKNGSDYEGLMKAIIQDQDPLTSGYKKDGLFYSNSGNWIAKIPANFRTLASIAGSDFYIAGWWPGNEQLANKVVAIAGTYKEQPLFVYAGNPTNRLHPVHFYRWISNAIFGSQLAELTDLPSPAAPDPTYQAPSQTVLDWKLATVNPPAQTVVLTYKSQTLPQTGSQEKPTSFALAGLLIAGAAGLLLLKKKED